One genomic window of Kosmotoga olearia TBF 19.5.1 includes the following:
- a CDS encoding MBL fold metallo-hydrolase has protein sequence MIERVISSVLDENSYIVKIDGTVYVIDPGKGAAEFVKKRYGNEEVFVLLTHSHSDHLIDLPELKIKAIYMHPEERSVFENPELNFVNYFGMEQSQLSKLKEFLTDNPGEHWKVIHTPGHTPGSCCYLLCNRYLFAGDTLFERSIGRTDLPGGDPEKMENTLRLLKSFLENNPELVIFPGHGPSTTAARNLKENPFFNF, from the coding sequence ATGATTGAAAGGGTAATATCTTCAGTACTTGATGAAAATTCCTATATAGTGAAAATTGATGGAACCGTGTACGTTATAGATCCGGGAAAAGGAGCAGCAGAATTTGTTAAAAAACGTTATGGTAATGAAGAGGTTTTTGTGCTTTTAACCCATTCTCATTCAGATCATTTGATTGATTTGCCTGAACTAAAGATAAAAGCTATATATATGCATCCTGAGGAAAGAAGCGTTTTTGAAAACCCCGAATTGAATTTCGTCAACTATTTCGGGATGGAGCAATCTCAGCTCAGTAAGTTGAAAGAATTTTTGACAGACAACCCCGGAGAGCACTGGAAAGTGATACACACCCCCGGGCATACTCCAGGTTCATGTTGTTATTTGTTGTGTAACAGGTACCTGTTCGCCGGAGATACGCTTTTTGAGCGATCGATAGGAAGAACAGATTTACCGGGTGGTGACCCGGAAAAAATGGAGAATACTCTGAGGTTATTAAAATCTTTTCTTGAGAATAATCCCGAACTGGTAATATTTCCAGGTCACGGACCTTCAACAACAGCCGCTAGAAATTTGAAGGAGAATCCTTTTTTTAATTTCTAA
- a CDS encoding TldD/PmbA family protein produces the protein MREIVKKALELAKNKSKGDAEVCFQHTKRARVFFEKNELKTLHEDESSGIGVRVVKDGKLGFGASNTIEEDDLAVLIDDAVSAMEKSKADPGNVLPDPAEIKEIPGLYSKELSEYNLPKVLEFGKMLFETVKKIDSRITIDSAQVQLTVTDSHLVNSRGISATKSKSSLSYVIMGMAIDGNDISSFDYRYGMILNPEEIESKLQEAAQSFANSVLGSLGAKPCNSFKGLALLSPSTVERLIIMPLSFLLSGENILENRSPFKEKIGEKIAGENLTIYDDPTIPYNPYSTPFDREGVPTKRLTLIKNGVLKTFIHNAYSATLLKAPMTGHATGDYSSLPEISIYNAVVEGEIPLDDIYKMIDKGVYVNRFSGNINPVNGLFSGAVKGGWYLENGNRIHPVTGTLVSGNALELLNHIVAVSREREQTTMGELPYILVDTVSFTGKQ, from the coding sequence ATGAGAGAAATAGTCAAAAAAGCTCTTGAACTGGCTAAAAATAAAAGCAAAGGAGATGCCGAGGTATGTTTTCAGCATACAAAAAGAGCGAGAGTTTTCTTCGAGAAAAATGAACTCAAAACACTGCACGAAGACGAATCAAGCGGAATCGGCGTAAGGGTTGTAAAAGATGGAAAACTCGGCTTTGGGGCCTCCAATACCATCGAGGAAGACGACCTGGCGGTTCTTATCGATGATGCTGTTAGCGCTATGGAAAAATCTAAAGCGGATCCCGGAAACGTATTACCAGATCCTGCCGAAATAAAAGAAATCCCAGGTTTATATTCTAAAGAACTTAGCGAATATAACCTTCCAAAGGTTCTGGAATTCGGTAAAATGCTGTTTGAAACTGTAAAGAAGATCGATTCCAGGATTACGATAGATTCCGCTCAGGTCCAGCTAACAGTGACCGATTCCCACCTTGTAAACTCCAGAGGTATCAGCGCCACCAAAAGCAAATCCTCCCTGTCATACGTAATAATGGGAATGGCAATCGACGGGAACGATATTTCCTCTTTTGACTACCGTTATGGAATGATTCTGAATCCTGAAGAAATAGAATCAAAACTTCAAGAAGCCGCTCAGAGCTTTGCAAACAGTGTTCTTGGCTCACTGGGTGCCAAACCGTGTAACTCCTTCAAAGGGCTTGCACTCTTGAGTCCCTCCACCGTCGAAAGGCTTATAATTATGCCCCTCAGTTTCTTACTTAGCGGTGAAAACATCCTGGAAAACCGCAGTCCTTTCAAAGAAAAAATCGGGGAGAAAATTGCGGGGGAAAATCTGACCATATACGACGATCCCACCATTCCATATAATCCCTATTCCACACCTTTTGACAGAGAAGGCGTCCCGACAAAACGCTTGACCCTCATCAAAAATGGTGTTCTGAAAACATTCATCCACAATGCGTATTCCGCAACGCTTCTTAAGGCACCGATGACAGGACATGCCACAGGGGATTACTCCAGCCTCCCGGAAATAAGCATCTACAACGCTGTCGTTGAAGGTGAAATACCCCTCGATGATATCTACAAAATGATCGATAAGGGTGTATATGTGAATAGATTCAGCGGAAATATAAATCCCGTGAACGGGTTGTTCTCCGGCGCTGTTAAAGGAGGCTGGTATCTGGAAAACGGTAACAGAATTCACCCGGTAACGGGAACACTCGTATCTGGAAACGCACTGGAGCTGCTGAACCATATCGTGGCTGTTTCAAGAGAAAGAGAACAAACAACAATGGGAGAACTTCCTTATATTCTGGTTGACACCGTCTCTTTCACCGGGAAACAATAA
- a CDS encoding TldD/PmbA family protein → MLELLKSVVPAVSYPVLLRYHARTSRVFSFSNGKLKEASTKKLTGVSVRVWYEGVWGFASTSIMTKAGISKAIESAIDAARKGKGVKSGEIYKPIFKPARGEFKIIETDPVENHTVDEKIDLVRKTVERIKNVSEKIVSSSSTYMELIDNKTMVSNYGVEATYYDVKADFRAIAFASDGSEMELGYASSGATGGWGELFGDKSWEEMAEEAARIALDKLGRKTPEGGIYTVVLHPSLVGVLAHEAIGHTVEADFVLAGSAAKGMIGKKVASDLVTLIDDPNPELRTGASGIVLIDDEGNLTKKIYVIRNGIMESYLHDAETAAVFGVEPTGNARAFTYSDEPIIRMRNTYIAPGETPVEEIIATTKEGLYLKGLGGGGQADANAEFMFGVLEAYEIKNGKIGEPVKGITISGQAFEVLKSVDAVGNDFEFTLGAGYCGKFQPAKVDAGGPHIRCKVKIGGEQK, encoded by the coding sequence ATGTTAGAACTATTGAAATCCGTGGTACCGGCGGTTTCTTATCCGGTTCTTCTCAGATACCACGCCAGAACCTCTCGCGTTTTTAGTTTCTCTAACGGGAAACTAAAAGAAGCATCCACGAAAAAACTAACAGGTGTCAGCGTCAGAGTTTGGTACGAAGGAGTCTGGGGATTCGCCAGTACCAGCATCATGACAAAAGCCGGAATCTCAAAAGCCATTGAAAGTGCTATCGACGCTGCGCGTAAAGGGAAAGGAGTTAAATCAGGAGAGATTTACAAACCTATCTTCAAACCTGCCAGAGGAGAGTTTAAGATCATTGAAACTGACCCGGTTGAAAACCACACGGTTGATGAAAAGATAGACCTCGTCAGGAAAACGGTTGAAAGAATCAAGAACGTGAGCGAAAAGATTGTTTCTTCCAGTTCAACCTATATGGAGCTTATCGACAATAAAACCATGGTTTCAAACTATGGCGTGGAAGCAACCTATTATGATGTAAAAGCTGATTTCCGGGCTATTGCTTTTGCAAGTGACGGAAGTGAAATGGAGTTAGGTTATGCAAGTTCCGGAGCCACTGGTGGTTGGGGAGAACTCTTCGGCGATAAATCATGGGAAGAAATGGCCGAAGAAGCTGCGAGAATTGCTCTGGATAAGCTCGGTAGAAAAACTCCAGAAGGTGGCATCTATACTGTTGTTTTACATCCATCTTTGGTGGGTGTGCTTGCTCATGAGGCTATAGGGCATACGGTTGAAGCCGATTTTGTTCTTGCCGGATCCGCAGCTAAAGGGATGATAGGAAAGAAAGTTGCAAGCGATCTCGTCACTTTGATAGATGACCCCAATCCAGAACTAAGAACCGGTGCCTCTGGAATAGTCTTGATAGATGATGAAGGAAACCTCACAAAAAAGATTTACGTAATAAGGAATGGAATTATGGAATCGTATCTCCACGATGCTGAAACAGCCGCTGTTTTTGGTGTCGAACCGACGGGAAATGCAAGAGCCTTCACTTATTCAGATGAACCTATAATCAGGATGAGAAACACATACATAGCACCTGGTGAAACCCCTGTTGAAGAGATAATCGCGACCACAAAAGAAGGTTTATACCTCAAAGGACTCGGTGGCGGCGGCCAGGCAGATGCCAACGCAGAATTCATGTTTGGTGTTCTTGAAGCCTACGAAATAAAAAACGGAAAAATCGGGGAACCAGTGAAGGGAATAACCATCTCCGGGCAGGCTTTTGAAGTTCTTAAATCAGTAGATGCGGTTGGAAATGATTTTGAATTTACACTGGGAGCCGGATATTGTGGAAAATTCCAGCCTGCCAAGGTAGATGCTGGTGGCCCTCATATAAGGTGTAAAGTCAAGATAGGAGGGGAACAAAAATGA